In a single window of the Pedococcus dokdonensis genome:
- a CDS encoding ABC transporter ATP-binding protein has protein sequence MINVTNLTKRYGPMTAVDAVSFEAKPGLVTGFLGPNGAGKSTTMRVLCGLTPATSGTATVLGRPYAALPNPGRHVGVLLDASAQHAGRTGREVLALSAIVMGVDRRRVDEMLEVVGLTERESHRRVRNYSLGMRQRLGLAHALLGDPEVLVLDEPANGLDPAGIRWMRSLLRGYADEGGTVLLSSHLLNEIELVADEIVVIGNGRVVASGTKQELLQGKGTVVRATDPGALEGALRVEGVTATPATGGGLLAEAEPAVVGAAAARHGVALVELRGADGRGLEEMFLELTASNAREEVAA, from the coding sequence ATGATCAACGTCACCAACCTGACCAAGCGGTACGGCCCCATGACGGCCGTCGACGCGGTGTCGTTCGAGGCCAAGCCGGGGCTCGTCACCGGCTTCCTGGGCCCGAACGGCGCCGGCAAGTCCACCACCATGCGCGTGCTCTGCGGGCTCACCCCCGCCACCTCGGGCACCGCCACCGTCCTGGGCCGGCCCTACGCCGCGCTCCCGAACCCCGGCCGCCACGTCGGGGTGCTGCTCGACGCGAGCGCCCAGCACGCCGGTCGCACCGGCCGCGAGGTGCTGGCCCTGTCCGCCATCGTGATGGGGGTGGACCGCCGTCGCGTCGACGAGATGCTGGAGGTCGTCGGCCTCACCGAGCGCGAGAGCCACCGGCGGGTCCGCAACTACTCCCTCGGCATGCGTCAGCGCCTCGGACTGGCGCACGCCCTGCTCGGCGACCCCGAGGTGCTGGTCCTCGACGAACCCGCCAACGGGCTCGACCCGGCCGGCATCCGCTGGATGCGCTCGCTGCTGCGCGGCTACGCGGACGAGGGCGGCACGGTGCTGCTCTCCTCCCACCTGCTCAACGAGATCGAGCTGGTCGCCGACGAGATCGTCGTCATCGGCAACGGTCGCGTCGTCGCCTCCGGCACCAAGCAGGAGCTGTTGCAGGGCAAGGGCACTGTCGTCCGCGCCACCGACCCCGGGGCGCTGGAGGGGGCGCTGCGGGTCGAGGGCGTGACCGCGACTCCTGCCACCGGCGGTGGCCTGCTCGCAGAGGCCGAGCCCGCCGTGGTCGGCGCCGCGGCAGCCCGCCACGGCGTCGCCCTGGTGGAGCTCCGAGGCGCCGACGGTCGCGGTCTCGAGGAGATGTTCCTCGAGCTGACCGCGAGCAACGCGCGTGAGGAGGTGGCGGCGTGA
- a CDS encoding sensor histidine kinase: MLLRNPSPLPRTLWGETWRLLLALAFGGFILGAVLIESQQPGEPPVPESLAFIEVVLGIVALALLPLRRRYPMPVAAVTAVLSGFSALATGASLIAMISLATHRRWRPVALVAALSMAASASYEAVRPTGNGLWGNVLSLVIGTLIVALTIAIGYYIGTRRDLFASWQQRAETAEREQASRVAEARATERALIAREMHDVLAHRISLVAMHSGALAYRTDLSADDTTRTAEVIRDNAHLALTELREVLGVLRDPAAPRDGEAIEPPQPTLASVEALIADERESGRTVSADIDVADLDSAPNALSRNAFRIVQECLTNARKHAPGVPVRLEIRGGPDAGLEIRVSNPVPVGAALPTGLPRSGMGLAGVTERAVLAGGELTFGTDRRGEFVVRARLPWRA; the protein is encoded by the coding sequence GTGCTGCTCCGGAACCCCTCGCCGCTCCCCCGCACCCTGTGGGGCGAGACCTGGCGCCTCCTGCTGGCACTGGCCTTCGGCGGCTTCATCCTCGGGGCGGTCCTCATCGAGTCCCAGCAGCCCGGGGAACCGCCCGTCCCGGAGTCGCTCGCGTTCATCGAGGTGGTCCTGGGGATCGTGGCGCTGGCGCTGCTCCCCCTGCGGCGCCGCTACCCCATGCCGGTGGCTGCCGTGACAGCGGTCCTGAGCGGGTTCTCGGCCCTCGCCACGGGGGCCTCGCTGATCGCCATGATCTCGTTGGCGACGCACCGGCGCTGGCGGCCGGTCGCGTTGGTCGCGGCCCTCTCGATGGCCGCCTCGGCCTCCTACGAGGCGGTCCGACCGACCGGCAACGGCCTGTGGGGCAACGTCCTGAGCCTGGTGATCGGCACGCTGATCGTCGCGCTCACCATCGCGATCGGCTACTACATCGGCACCCGGCGCGACCTCTTCGCGTCGTGGCAGCAACGCGCCGAGACGGCCGAGCGCGAGCAGGCCAGCCGGGTCGCCGAGGCGCGCGCGACCGAGCGCGCGCTGATCGCCCGTGAGATGCACGACGTCCTGGCCCATCGGATCTCCTTGGTGGCCATGCACTCCGGAGCCCTGGCCTACCGCACCGACCTGTCTGCCGACGACACCACCCGGACGGCCGAGGTGATCCGTGACAACGCCCACCTCGCCCTGACCGAGCTGCGCGAGGTGCTGGGCGTGCTGCGCGACCCAGCTGCACCTCGTGACGGGGAGGCGATCGAACCGCCGCAACCCACCCTGGCGTCGGTCGAGGCGCTCATCGCCGACGAGCGCGAGTCTGGCCGGACCGTCAGCGCCGACATCGATGTCGCTGACCTCGACAGCGCGCCGAACGCCCTGTCGCGCAACGCCTTCCGCATCGTCCAGGAGTGCCTGACCAACGCCCGCAAGCACGCTCCCGGCGTGCCGGTGCGGCTAGAGATCCGGGGCGGTCCGGATGCGGGGCTCGAGATCAGGGTCAGCAACCCGGTCCCGGTGGGTGCTGCCCTCCCGACGGGGCTGCCCCGGTCGGGCATGGGCCTGGCTGGCGTGACCGAACGAGCCGTGCTGGCCGGTGGCGAGCTCACCTTCGGCACCGACCGGCGCGGCGAGTTCGTCGTGCGCGCTCGGCTACCGTGGCGGGCATGA
- a CDS encoding response regulator — protein sequence MSERIRVVLVDDDPLVRAGLGMILGGAPDIEVVAEAADGVAGVTTVAAEQPDVVLMDLRMPRRDGLEATRLIVADQAGSSRLEPTRVIVLTTFDTDDMVVNALRVGASGFLLKDTPPERIVDAIRSVAAGEPTLSPTVTAQLIASLTSADDGRATAARAQLATLTDREREVAVAIGEGKSNAEIAAALYLGVPTVKTHVSRLLTKLGAENRVQIAMVVHDAGRD from the coding sequence ATGAGCGAACGCATCCGGGTCGTCCTGGTCGACGACGACCCGCTCGTGCGTGCCGGACTGGGGATGATCCTCGGCGGCGCTCCGGACATCGAGGTGGTCGCCGAGGCTGCCGACGGAGTGGCGGGCGTGACGACTGTCGCGGCCGAGCAGCCCGACGTCGTGCTGATGGACCTGCGGATGCCGCGCCGCGACGGCCTCGAGGCCACCCGCCTCATCGTCGCCGACCAGGCCGGGAGCTCGCGGCTGGAGCCGACCCGCGTCATCGTGCTCACCACGTTCGACACCGACGACATGGTGGTCAACGCCCTGCGCGTCGGGGCGAGCGGCTTCCTCCTCAAGGACACCCCGCCCGAACGCATCGTCGACGCCATCCGCTCCGTCGCGGCGGGCGAGCCCACCCTGTCGCCCACCGTGACGGCTCAGCTGATCGCCTCGCTGACGTCGGCCGACGACGGCCGCGCCACAGCAGCGCGGGCGCAGCTCGCCACCCTCACCGACCGCGAGCGCGAGGTCGCGGTCGCCATCGGCGAGGGCAAGTCGAACGCCGAGATCGCCGCAGCCCTCTACCTGGGCGTCCCGACCGTCAAGACGCACGTCTCACGTCTGCTGACCAAGCTGGGCGCCGAGAACCGCGTGCAGATCGCGATGGTCGTGCACGACGCGGGACGGGACTGA
- a CDS encoding LLM class F420-dependent oxidoreductase, protein MRMGLQVSNFSWPDAPASIGPTFGRIARNAEDAGLVSLWVMDHFFQIHVIGPPELDMVEGYTALAFAAGQTSTIELGTLVTGVTYRHPGVLAKTVTSLDVLSGGRAWLGIGAAWNEEEHRGLGIPYPGTSERFERLEETLQICLQMWEGDESPYAGKHYQLERPLNVPQSLRRPHPPILIGGGGEKKTLRLVAQYADACNLFDLGLGPEGIPRKLDVIRQHCADVGRDYAQIEKTCLARVNLSKDGHGESTPRGPVQTVDQAVDRFGRLSEAGIDTVILGMANDTDDAAYELVAEVVRQVEPLRAPGR, encoded by the coding sequence ATGCGCATGGGTCTACAGGTGTCGAACTTCTCCTGGCCGGACGCACCGGCTTCCATCGGCCCGACCTTCGGTCGGATCGCCCGCAACGCCGAGGACGCGGGTCTGGTCAGCCTCTGGGTGATGGACCACTTCTTCCAGATCCACGTGATCGGGCCGCCGGAGCTCGACATGGTCGAGGGCTACACCGCGCTCGCCTTCGCGGCCGGGCAGACCAGCACGATCGAGCTCGGCACGCTGGTCACCGGGGTGACCTACCGCCACCCGGGCGTCCTCGCCAAGACGGTGACCAGCCTCGACGTGCTGTCCGGCGGCCGCGCATGGCTCGGGATCGGCGCCGCCTGGAACGAGGAGGAGCACCGCGGGCTCGGCATCCCCTACCCGGGCACGAGCGAGCGGTTCGAGCGGCTCGAGGAGACGCTGCAGATCTGCCTGCAGATGTGGGAGGGCGACGAGAGCCCGTATGCCGGCAAGCACTACCAGCTCGAGCGTCCGCTCAACGTGCCGCAGAGCCTGCGCCGCCCACACCCGCCGATCCTGATCGGTGGCGGTGGCGAGAAGAAGACGCTGCGGCTGGTGGCGCAGTACGCCGACGCGTGCAACCTGTTCGACCTCGGGCTGGGGCCGGAGGGCATCCCGCGCAAGCTCGACGTCATCAGGCAGCACTGCGCGGACGTGGGGCGCGACTACGCGCAGATCGAGAAGACCTGCCTGGCCCGGGTCAACCTGTCGAAGGACGGTCACGGCGAGTCGACTCCGCGCGGCCCCGTGCAGACGGTCGACCAGGCGGTGGACCGGTTCGGGCGGCTGTCCGAGGCCGGCATCGACACGGTCATCCTCGGGATGGCCAACGACACCGACGACGCGGCCTACGAGCTCGTCGCCGAGGTGGTCCGCCAGGTCGAGCCGTTGCGAGCGCCCGGACGGTAG
- the ettA gene encoding energy-dependent translational throttle protein EttA — protein sequence MPEFIYVMSKARKAHGDKVILDDVTLSFYPGAKIGVVGPNGAGKSSVLKIMAGLDQPSNGEARLTPGYSVGILMQEPELNEEKTVLGNVEEGAGEIKAKLDRYNAISAEMAEPDADFDALMEEMGKLQEAIDAADAWDLDSQLEQAMDALRCPPPDADVTVLSGGERRRVALCKLLLQKPDLLLLDEPTNHLDAESVLWLEQHLAAYHGAVVAVTHDRYFMDNVAQWILELDRGRAYPYEGNYSTYLEKKQARLEVQGKKDAKLAKRLASELEWVRSNAKARQVKSKARLARYEEMAAEADRTRKLDFEEIQIPPGPRLGSTVIEVKDLKKGFGDRVLIDNLSFTLPRNGIVGVIGPNGVGKTTLFKTIVGLEEADSGSVKVGETVKISYVDQSRGGLDPAKNLWETVSGGHDYINVGQVEIPSRAYVSQFGFKGPDQQKKTGVLSGGERNRLNLALTLKEGGNLLLLDEPTNDLDVETLGSLENALLDFPGCAVVISHDRWFLDRVATHILAYEGDDENPAKWYWFEGNFESYEANKVDRLGAEAARPHRVTYRKLTRD from the coding sequence ATGCCCGAGTTCATCTACGTCATGTCGAAGGCCCGCAAGGCCCACGGCGACAAGGTCATCCTCGATGACGTCACCCTGTCCTTCTACCCCGGTGCCAAGATCGGCGTCGTGGGCCCGAACGGAGCCGGCAAGTCGTCGGTCCTCAAGATCATGGCCGGGCTCGACCAGCCCTCCAACGGCGAGGCCAGGCTGACGCCCGGCTACTCGGTGGGGATCCTGATGCAGGAGCCCGAGCTCAACGAGGAGAAGACCGTCCTCGGCAACGTGGAGGAGGGCGCCGGCGAGATCAAGGCCAAGCTCGACCGCTACAACGCCATCTCCGCCGAGATGGCCGAGCCGGACGCCGACTTCGACGCGCTGATGGAGGAGATGGGCAAGCTCCAGGAAGCCATCGACGCAGCCGACGCCTGGGACCTCGACTCCCAGCTCGAGCAGGCCATGGACGCCCTGCGCTGCCCCCCGCCGGACGCCGACGTCACCGTCCTGTCCGGTGGTGAGCGTCGCCGGGTGGCGCTGTGCAAGCTGCTGCTCCAGAAGCCCGACCTGCTGCTGCTCGACGAGCCCACCAACCACCTCGACGCCGAGTCGGTGCTCTGGCTCGAGCAGCACCTGGCGGCCTACCACGGTGCCGTCGTCGCCGTGACTCACGACCGCTACTTCATGGACAACGTCGCCCAGTGGATCCTCGAGCTCGACCGTGGTCGCGCCTACCCCTACGAGGGCAACTACTCGACCTACCTCGAGAAGAAGCAGGCCCGTCTGGAGGTGCAGGGCAAGAAGGACGCCAAGCTGGCCAAGCGGCTCGCCTCCGAGCTCGAGTGGGTCCGCTCCAACGCCAAGGCCCGGCAGGTGAAGTCGAAGGCGCGACTGGCCCGCTACGAGGAGATGGCGGCCGAGGCCGACCGCACCCGCAAGCTCGACTTCGAGGAGATCCAGATCCCGCCGGGTCCGCGACTCGGCTCGACGGTGATCGAGGTCAAGGACCTCAAGAAGGGCTTCGGCGACCGCGTCCTCATCGACAACCTGTCGTTCACCTTGCCGCGCAACGGGATCGTCGGGGTCATCGGGCCCAACGGGGTCGGCAAGACGACCCTGTTCAAGACCATCGTCGGTCTGGAGGAGGCCGACAGCGGCTCGGTCAAGGTCGGCGAGACCGTGAAGATCTCCTACGTCGACCAGAGCCGTGGTGGGCTCGACCCGGCCAAGAACCTCTGGGAGACCGTCTCGGGCGGCCACGACTACATCAACGTCGGCCAGGTCGAGATCCCGTCGCGCGCCTACGTCTCGCAGTTCGGGTTCAAGGGCCCGGACCAGCAGAAGAAGACCGGCGTCCTCTCCGGTGGCGAGCGCAACCGCCTCAACCTGGCGCTCACGCTCAAGGAGGGCGGCAACCTCCTGCTGCTCGACGAGCCCACCAACGACCTCGACGTCGAGACCCTGGGCTCGCTCGAGAACGCCCTGCTCGACTTCCCGGGCTGTGCCGTCGTGATCAGCCACGACCGGTGGTTCCTCGACCGGGTGGCGACCCACATCCTCGCCTACGAGGGTGACGACGAGAACCCGGCCAAGTGGTACTGGTTCGAGGGCAACTTCGAGTCCTACGAGGCCAACAAGGTCGACCGGCTCGGGGCCGAGGCGGCGCGGCCGCACCGCGTCACCTACCGCAAGCTGACCCGCGACTGA
- a CDS encoding single-stranded DNA-binding protein: protein MNESYITVTGRMVADPESRTTKLGVPFAAFRLASTVRRLNTRTREYEDGGTSFYNVTAFRSLGANVANSLKKGEPVVVYGRLRVNQWLRADDSHATSVEIDAYTVGHDLSWGTTALTRVSRAQLDTHDRMADEGVQEAMAALEGEAPVVQEDFGSYDPGDLAGRRPPTGQDPETDDYEVVAEPTGEVPREGGGRELATV from the coding sequence ATGAACGAGTCCTACATCACGGTGACCGGCCGGATGGTCGCCGACCCCGAGTCGCGGACGACCAAGCTCGGGGTGCCGTTCGCGGCCTTCCGGCTGGCGTCGACGGTGCGCCGGCTCAACACCAGGACGCGGGAGTACGAGGACGGCGGCACCAGCTTCTACAACGTCACCGCGTTCCGGTCGCTCGGCGCCAACGTCGCGAACTCCCTGAAGAAGGGGGAGCCCGTGGTCGTCTACGGCCGGCTCAGGGTCAACCAGTGGCTGCGGGCCGACGACAGCCACGCGACCTCGGTCGAGATCGACGCCTACACGGTCGGCCACGACCTCAGCTGGGGCACCACCGCGCTGACCCGGGTGTCCCGCGCCCAGCTCGACACCCACGACCGGATGGCCGACGAGGGGGTGCAGGAGGCGATGGCCGCGCTCGAGGGTGAGGCGCCTGTCGTGCAGGAGGACTTCGGGTCCTACGACCCCGGTGACCTCGCGGGGCGTCGACCTCCGACCGGGCAGGACCCGGAGACCGATGACTACGAGGTGGTGGCGGAGCCGACCGGTGAGGTGCCCCGCGAAGGCGGGGGCCGGGAGCTGGCGACGGTGTGA
- a CDS encoding GTPase, producing MSPLRMGSKQVKAVSSEELNGRSQALEQALAHGGAQLEPRAVASARAVVDKIAERTSKAGNHTVVALAGATGSGKSSLFNTLVGAEVAVVGARRPTTSRPVAAVWGDDDATELLDWLSVAQRHHVTPGPTDATHDTPWTLDGLVLLDLPDFDSRVVEHRVESERVLELVDVFVWVTDPQKYADARLHDDYLRALATHDAVTVVVLNQSDRLTGKATGQIRDDLTRLAADDGIAGVQVIATSASTGAGVDDLRMRLATAVAAQNAAQHRLVADVSASAATLRGGVAATEPTLPETVDAELVDALSRAAGIPTVVAAVERDYRNQAWGRTGWPFTRWVRALRPDPMKRLRLNTRDAVEEKLAVTAGDVRTVLGRSSLPPPTPAARSAVELATRKVGDQAAEGLPTRWAEAVADAATPPGPELADALDQAVVGTSLKMRVPLWWRVFGAAQLVLALVAVLGLVWLAVIAVLGWLTVSQVDTPRWGPLPIPLLMFLGGLLLGLGLAGVARWLGRRGALRRGREIRRRLTDKVAGVAGARIVGPVRAVLERHRQTRESLDRAEQPRR from the coding sequence ATGAGCCCGTTGAGAATGGGCAGCAAGCAGGTCAAGGCGGTGAGCTCGGAGGAGCTGAACGGTCGCTCGCAGGCCCTCGAGCAGGCTCTGGCGCACGGGGGCGCGCAGCTGGAGCCCAGGGCGGTCGCCTCGGCGCGGGCGGTCGTCGACAAGATCGCCGAGCGGACCTCCAAGGCGGGCAACCACACCGTCGTCGCGCTCGCGGGAGCCACCGGGTCCGGCAAGTCCAGCCTCTTCAACACCCTCGTCGGGGCCGAGGTCGCCGTCGTCGGGGCCCGGCGCCCCACCACCTCGCGGCCGGTGGCCGCCGTGTGGGGCGACGACGACGCGACCGAGCTGCTCGACTGGCTGTCGGTGGCCCAGCGCCACCACGTGACGCCGGGGCCGACGGACGCCACCCACGACACCCCGTGGACCCTCGACGGACTCGTGCTGCTCGACCTGCCCGACTTCGACTCGCGGGTCGTCGAGCACCGCGTCGAGTCCGAGCGGGTGCTCGAGCTCGTCGACGTGTTCGTCTGGGTCACCGACCCCCAGAAGTACGCCGACGCACGCCTGCACGACGACTACCTGCGCGCGCTGGCCACCCACGACGCGGTCACCGTGGTGGTCCTCAACCAGTCCGACCGGCTCACGGGGAAGGCCACCGGCCAGATCCGCGACGACCTGACCCGGCTGGCCGCCGACGACGGCATCGCGGGCGTGCAGGTGATCGCGACCTCCGCGTCGACCGGCGCCGGGGTGGACGACCTCCGCATGCGGCTCGCGACGGCGGTGGCTGCCCAGAACGCCGCCCAGCACCGGCTCGTGGCCGACGTGTCGGCCAGCGCCGCCACGCTGCGCGGGGGAGTCGCGGCGACCGAGCCGACCCTGCCTGAGACCGTGGACGCCGAGCTGGTCGACGCGCTCTCGCGGGCCGCCGGCATCCCGACCGTCGTGGCCGCGGTCGAACGCGACTACCGCAACCAGGCCTGGGGTCGCACGGGCTGGCCGTTCACGCGGTGGGTGCGCGCGCTGCGGCCCGACCCGATGAAGCGGTTGCGGCTCAACACCCGTGACGCGGTCGAGGAGAAGCTGGCGGTGACGGCCGGAGACGTCCGCACCGTGCTCGGCCGCTCGTCGCTCCCGCCGCCGACCCCTGCCGCGCGGTCGGCGGTCGAGCTGGCCACCCGCAAGGTCGGCGACCAGGCCGCCGAGGGGTTGCCCACCCGCTGGGCCGAGGCGGTGGCCGACGCGGCCACGCCGCCGGGCCCCGAGCTGGCCGACGCCCTCGACCAGGCCGTGGTGGGGACGTCGCTCAAGATGCGGGTGCCCTTGTGGTGGCGGGTCTTCGGCGCGGCCCAGCTCGTGCTCGCCCTGGTGGCGGTGCTCGGTCTGGTCTGGCTCGCGGTCATCGCGGTGCTGGGCTGGCTCACCGTGTCGCAGGTCGACACCCCGCGGTGGGGTCCGCTGCCCATCCCGCTGCTCATGTTCCTCGGCGGCTTGCTGCTCGGGCTCGGCCTCGCTGGGGTCGCCCGGTGGCTGGGGCGCAGGGGAGCGCTGCGGCGCGGGCGGGAGATCCGGCGCCGCCTCACCGACAAGGTGGCGGGCGTGGCCGGTGCGCGGATCGTCGGGCCGGTGCGCGCCGTGCTCGAGCGGCACCGGCAGACCCGTGAGTCGCTCGACCGGGCGGAGCAACCGCGCCGCTGA
- a CDS encoding dynamin family protein — translation MISRDDAVSMLGAVTTLREQVEQAVLPLDVPEVATGRATRDALLKQLDDYVIPRLRSLDAPLLAVVGGSTGAGKSTLVNSIVDAEVSRSGVLRPTTTTPVLVHHPEDAHWFSDDRVLPNLSRVTGAASTGDGVDALRLVASRSLPPGMALLDAPDIDSVVSANRALASQLLAAADLWLFVTTAARYADAVPWDLLRQASERGTAVAIVLDRVPPEAMADIRSHLASMLREQGLSTAPIFGIPEAALTAEGRLPEADVARLRSWLTALASDARARSVIVKQTLDGALGSLDERATVLVQATEQQAQAVAALQREADAAYAEALANVEHGMTDGTLLRGEVLARWQEYVGTGEFFKQVESTISKVRDRITAALKGQAPPSGDLGEALQTGVAALIAAQGQGAAATAARQWRRLPGGDELLDATEGLSKASPDLSERIERLVRDWQGEVLELVRGEGKDRRTTARIAAYGLNGIGVILMLVAFAHTGGLVGAEVGIAGGTAVLAQKVLEAIFGDQAVREMATKARKRLLEHVQELYAAERVRYERALEGVETKEGQARRLADAAAAVKAVR, via the coding sequence GTGATTTCCAGGGACGACGCCGTGTCCATGCTGGGCGCAGTGACGACCCTTCGCGAGCAGGTCGAGCAGGCTGTGCTGCCCCTCGACGTGCCAGAGGTGGCCACCGGCCGGGCCACCAGGGACGCCCTCCTCAAGCAGCTCGACGACTACGTCATCCCGCGGCTGCGCTCGCTCGACGCCCCCCTGCTGGCGGTCGTCGGCGGGTCCACCGGTGCGGGCAAGTCGACCCTCGTGAACTCCATCGTCGACGCCGAGGTCAGCCGGTCGGGCGTGCTGCGACCGACCACCACGACCCCGGTCCTGGTCCACCACCCGGAGGACGCGCACTGGTTCTCCGACGACCGCGTGCTCCCCAACCTCAGCCGGGTCACCGGCGCGGCCAGCACGGGTGACGGTGTCGACGCCCTGCGGCTCGTCGCCTCGCGCTCCCTCCCACCCGGCATGGCGCTGCTCGACGCGCCCGACATCGACTCCGTCGTGAGCGCCAACCGCGCGCTGGCCTCACAGCTGCTCGCCGCCGCAGACCTCTGGCTGTTCGTGACGACCGCCGCCCGTTATGCCGACGCCGTCCCGTGGGACCTCCTGCGCCAGGCCTCCGAGCGCGGCACCGCCGTCGCCATCGTGCTCGACCGCGTGCCGCCCGAGGCGATGGCCGACATCCGCAGCCACCTCGCGTCGATGCTGCGCGAGCAGGGGCTCTCGACCGCGCCGATCTTCGGCATCCCCGAGGCCGCGCTCACCGCAGAAGGCCGGCTCCCCGAAGCCGACGTCGCGCGGCTGCGCTCGTGGCTGACCGCGCTCGCGAGCGACGCCCGCGCGCGGTCGGTGATCGTCAAGCAGACCCTCGACGGCGCCCTGGGGAGCCTCGACGAGCGAGCCACGGTGCTCGTGCAGGCCACCGAGCAGCAGGCCCAGGCCGTCGCCGCGCTGCAGCGCGAGGCCGACGCCGCCTACGCCGAGGCGCTCGCGAACGTCGAGCACGGCATGACCGACGGCACGCTGCTGCGCGGGGAGGTGCTGGCCCGCTGGCAGGAGTACGTCGGCACCGGCGAGTTCTTCAAGCAGGTCGAGTCGACCATCTCCAAGGTCCGCGACCGGATCACCGCCGCGCTCAAGGGGCAGGCGCCCCCGTCCGGCGACCTCGGCGAGGCCCTGCAGACCGGCGTCGCCGCACTCATCGCCGCCCAGGGTCAGGGCGCTGCGGCGACCGCCGCCCGCCAGTGGCGCCGCCTCCCCGGCGGCGACGAGCTGCTCGACGCGACGGAGGGGTTGTCCAAGGCGTCACCCGACCTGTCCGAGCGGATCGAGCGGCTGGTCCGCGACTGGCAGGGCGAGGTGCTCGAGCTGGTGCGTGGAGAGGGCAAGGACCGCCGCACCACCGCGCGCATCGCGGCCTACGGGCTCAACGGCATCGGCGTGATCCTCATGCTGGTGGCCTTCGCCCACACCGGTGGGCTCGTCGGCGCCGAGGTGGGCATCGCAGGTGGCACCGCGGTGCTGGCCCAGAAGGTGCTCGAGGCGATCTTCGGCGACCAGGCCGTGCGCGAGATGGCGACCAAGGCCCGCAAGCGCCTGCTCGAGCACGTGCAGGAGCTGTATGCCGCGGAGCGGGTCCGCTACGAGCGTGCCCTCGAGGGCGTGGAGACCAAGGAGGGCCAGGCGCGACGCCTGGCCGACGCGGCAGCAGCAGTGAAGGCGGTTCGATGA
- the thpR gene encoding RNA 2',3'-cyclic phosphodiesterase yields MRIFAAVVPPEPALEDLSAFLDPRRDAGPDLRWTDPSLWHVTTAFMADVPARVVDPLVDAIAEAVAPRRPMTLAVKGGGAFPNPYDARVTWMGVDGTPEDLESLAGLARAVRRACSHAGAGPEGGPFTPHLTVARSRKPFEATRWLRVLDAYAGPSWTAAEVTVFASHRGEGKGRPHYEPIAVVDLSG; encoded by the coding sequence ATGCGCATCTTCGCCGCCGTGGTCCCACCCGAGCCGGCCCTCGAGGACCTGTCCGCGTTCCTGGACCCCCGCCGCGACGCCGGTCCGGACCTGCGCTGGACCGACCCCAGCCTGTGGCACGTGACCACCGCCTTCATGGCCGACGTCCCGGCCCGTGTGGTCGACCCCCTCGTCGACGCCATCGCGGAAGCGGTGGCACCCCGTCGGCCGATGACGCTGGCCGTCAAGGGCGGTGGCGCCTTTCCCAACCCGTACGACGCGCGGGTCACCTGGATGGGCGTCGACGGCACTCCTGAGGACCTGGAGTCGCTGGCGGGCCTGGCTCGCGCCGTCCGACGGGCCTGCAGCCACGCCGGCGCCGGTCCCGAGGGCGGGCCGTTCACGCCGCACCTGACGGTGGCCCGCTCCCGCAAGCCGTTCGAGGCGACGCGGTGGCTCCGAGTGCTCGACGCGTATGCCGGGCCGTCCTGGACCGCGGCCGAGGTCACCGTGTTCGCGTCACACCGCGGTGAGGGCAAGGGGCGCCCGCACTACGAGCCGATCGCGGTCGTCGACCTCTCCGGCTGA